In one Magallana gigas chromosome 7, xbMagGiga1.1, whole genome shotgun sequence genomic region, the following are encoded:
- the LOC105334665 gene encoding cilia- and flagella-associated protein 337 isoform X3, which produces MDKLPKIVPNRTTSQPVYSSLLRDNSSERMISSPLSLPPPQEFMSFNGLRELHSAPGFNDEHLPAELIYDSDDEEFSDVGSWIEGELDEEDLMEEIGNMIPFELYTKILKEKERKHNSDSDEESSFSDKDKTQRLEEQIKLHHLHLLMKAFQEHRPGDIIKQAGSAYFPAKVEKRTPGAMNLEEFKATVAQVLKTNEYEEYLEKLFTKLDTSLDGYVDWNEFCTYMLLLYRENDYMRTKREIPFLVEPKLRHIVHNRQEQTTKMVATTGTVRYITISKEGVVNVWQPSLNYVEKYYSISNDESDSSGQKRRFKTWVTDAIFLPNCNKLVIGSTSRDIRFYDCSTNQHFEEFQLFAMSDVPYCFDYWYDTKNPSNPSKLIFGVDTGYIHTMTFKKPVSQLFETPFKNDEGVQKIFWSEIEKGQQSQFVSHEKISHGDPTLQVLPDIVKQVMYLPDNDYIISSTSSAQQSLVISPADRKDFKKSYVFNIDKGIESFDHNKNLNILVTGSLDHVVRIWNPYVPAKPMAVLQGHATGVIGVKIHEGLVQVFSYSKDAVIKVWDIKEHSCLQTVVLKFPSSIHGRMPEHGTFPMHMQPAPHNALLVTCNDYIGMLKLGHTSQPKNLDAVTHDSQLCGAIYNKTFKQVVTGCDSSNVAVWELESGNKAIVFSNAHGDEEITCMAFDESYRRLLTGARNGTIKVWNFQNGHNLHKLESVSEAEVTGIFPCADRKIIISVGWSRKIAEYDDSDPDNMYIPANLGWKGGQIHQDDILSMDYASPNYLATGGYDGEIAVWDTETEKMLIRLRKGQQADILKKIEAMKEMSVLSKNSTTTESQMSADDHPLSPLKIPRPNSRHRKSHRVPRGQPSPVDKLLFLPSRLTSKTSDAAMLISSEAGYLHWWALFGAKHEVGYFYAPDNKDESVLGLCTDPSNDNLYSGDTTGNIKVWNISAYCRHAEERRIKTSPELIRSWRAHDSSIVSLEFVEHEDGNYIVSASTDQTARLWSTEGHYVGTFGQKKSWNLKNKLTWAHPKTPWSTKSTSSADSRKNRNHSKSDSTSSVKTSSNGEPGKEVSGPVVNGISRETTQNGEMEKSSREKGKGLHTFLGAKVAQQLQTIKESRIDRRIRLSKDVNFKDIHKFGKICSPYRALNTKDVEEIKIPTILPMSQRMMNKGYDPENMNTDTLKSMDFSYGSPDSPPSGDQTGERSKDRTPIKSQTAGTHRKPARLAPLKKTNTVM; this is translated from the exons ATGGACAAACTGCCTAAGATAGTTCCAAATCGGACCACCTCCCAGCCTGTTTATAGCAGCCTGCTGAGGGACAACTCCAGTGAGAGGATGATTAGCTCCCCGCTGTCCCTCCCACCCCCTCAAGAGTTCATGTCATTTAACGGATTACGCGAGCTGCACTCTGCTCCAGGGTTCAATGATGAACATCTACCTGCAGAATTGATCTACGACTCGGATGATGAGGAGTTCTCGGATGTCGGATCTTGGATAGAGGGAGAGTTGGATGAGGAAGACTTGATGGAGGAAATTGGCAATATGATTCCATTTGAACTGtatactaagattttaaaggAAAAAGAACGGAAACATAATTCCGATTCAGATGAGGAGAGCAG CTTCAGCGACAAAGACAAGACCCAGAGGTTGGAGGAACAGATCAAACTTCATCACCTCCATCTGTTGATGAAAGCTTTCCAGGAACACAGACCAGGTGACATCATCAAGCAGGCGGGGTCGGCCTACTTCCCGGCCAAGGTTGAGAAGAGGACACCAGGGGCCATGAACCTCGAGGAGTTCAAGGCCACTGTGGCTCAAGTGCTCAAAACTAATGAGTATGAAGAATACCTGGAAAAATTATTCACTAAG CTTGACACCTCTCTGGATGGCTATGTGGATTGGAACGAGTTCTGTACCTACATGCTTCTGTTGTACAGGGAAAACGACTACATGAGGACCAAGAGAGAAATCCCTTTCCTTGTGGAACCCAAACTCAGACACATAGTGCACAATAGG CAAGAACAAACAACAAAGATGGTGGCCACAACAGGGACAGTACGATATATTACCATTAGCAAA GAGGGAGTGGTGAATGTGTGGCAACCCAGTCTAAACTACGTAGAGAAATATTACTCCATCAGTAATGATGAGAGTGACTCGTCTGGTCAAAAGAGACGATTCAAAACCTGGGTAACAGACGCCATATTCTTGCCCAACTGTAATAAACTGGTTATCGGCTCCACAAGTCGAGATATTCGATTCTACGACTGTTCCACAAATCAACATTTCGAGGAGTTTCAACTGTTTG CTATGTCAGATGTCCCCTACTGTTTCGACTACTGGTACGATACAAAG AACCCTAGTAACCCGTCCAAACTTATATTTGGGGTTGATACTGGCTATATTCACACAATGACTTTTAAGAAGCCGGTTTCTCAGCTGTTTGAAACACCATTCAAGAATGATGAAGGGGTACAGAAAATTTTCTGGAGT GAAATAGAAAAAGGACAACAGTCCCAGTTTGTCTCCCACGAGAAGATTTCCCATGGGGACCCCACCCTGCAGGTTCTCCCTGACATTGTCAAACAGGTCATGTACCTCCCCGACAACGATTACATCATCTCCTCCACCAGCAGTGCCCAACAGTCACTGGTTATCTCCCCTGCTGACAGGAAGGACTTCAAGAAATCCTACGTCTTCAACATTGACAAG GGCATCGAGTCTTTCGATCACAATAAGAACTTGAATATCCTGGTGACTGGCAGTCTGGATCACGTGGTTCGGATCTGGAATCCATACGTTCCAGCCAAACCAATGGCAGTGCTCCAGGGTCATGCCACAGGGGTCATAGGGGTCAAAATCCATGAGGGACTGGTCCAAGTTTTCAGTTATTCCAAAGATGCC GTGATCAAAGTGTGGGACATCAAGGAACACTCTTGCCTTCAAACAGTGGTGCTCAAATTTCCCAGCAGTATTCATGGCAGAATGCCTGAACATGGCACCTTCCCCATGCACATGCAGCCGGCTCCCCACAATGCATTGCTGGTGACCTGTAATGACTACATAGGCATGCTCAAACTCGGACACACCTCACAGCCAAAAAACCTGGACGCAGTTACCCATGATTCACAGCTTTGTGGGGCAATTtacaacaaaacttttaaacag GTGGTAACAGGATGTGACTCCTCCAATGTTGCGGTCTGGGAGTTGGAGAGTGGGAACAAGGCCATTGTGTTCTCCAATGCTCACGGTGATGAAGAGATCACATGTATGGCCTTTGATGAGAGCTACAGAAGGCTGCTCACTGGAGCTAGGAATGGAACAATCAAG GTATGGAACTTCCAGAATGGCCACAATCTTCATAAACTGGAATCTGTGTCGGAGGCTGAGGTTACAGGGATCTTCCCTTGTGCCGACAGGAAGATCATCATCTCAGTGGGATGGAGCCGGAAGATAGCCGAGTATGATGACTCAGATCCGGAT AACATGTATATTCCTGCAAATCTAGGGTGGAAGGGAGGACAAATTCACCAAGATGATATTCTGTCCATGGACTATGCCTCTCCCAACTACCTGGCCACAGGAGGGTATGACGGAGAGATTGCTGTGTGGGACACAGAGACAGAGAAAATGTTAATACGGCTACGCAAAGGACAGCAGGCAGACAT aCTAAAGAAGATTGAAGCCATGAAGGAGATGAGTGTACTCAGTAAGAACAGTACTACCACCGAGTCCCAGATGAGTGCTGATGATCACCCCCTGTCTCCCCTCAAAATCCCCCGTCCCAACTCACGGCACAGAAAATCTCACAGAGTCCCCAGAGG ACAACCCTCCCCAGTAGACAAACTTCTGTTCCTTCCCTCCCGCCTCACCTCCAAAACCTCAGACGCTGCCATGCTGATTTCCAGCGAGGCTGGCTACCTCCATTGGTGGGCTTTGTTTGGTGCTAAACATGAAGTTG GCTATTTCTATGCTCCTGACAACAAGGATGAGTCGGTGTTAGGACTATGTACGGATCCTTCCAATGATAATCTGTATTCAGGTGACACAACTGGAAACATCAAAGTCTGGAACATCAGTGCCTACTGTAGGCATGCTGAGGAGAGG agaatCAAGACCAGTCCTGAGTTAATCAGAAGCTGGCGAGCTCATGACTCGAGTATCGTGAGCCTTGAGTTTGTAGAGCATGAGGATGGAAACTACATTGTGAGTGCCTCCACCGACCAAACAGCCAGACTCTGGTCCACAGAGGGACACTATGTGGGAACATTTGGCCAA AAAAAATCATGGAACTTGAAGAACAAGTTAACTTGGGCTCATCCAAAGACTCCTTGGTCCACAAAGTCTACCTCCTCAG CAGACAGCAGGAAAAACAGGAACCACAGTAAATCAGACTCCACGTCCAGTGTGAAAACCTCGAGCAACGGTGAGCCAGGAAAGGAGGTCTCAGGACCAGTGGTCAACGGAATCTCGCGGGAAACCACACAGAATGGGGAAATGGAAAAATCCAGCAGGGAAAAGGGGAAGGGACTGCAT ACATTCCTTGGTGCTAAGGTTGCTCAACAGTTGCAGACCATTAAAGAATCGCGGATAGATCGCAGAATCCGACTCAGCAAAGATGTCAACTTCAAGGACATACACAAGTTTGGCAAGATCTGTTCTCCCTACCGAGCCCTTAATACAAAA GATGttgaagaaatcaaaatccCAACCATTTTACCAATGAGCCAGAGGATGATGAATAAAGGCTATGATCCAGAGAACATGAACACAGACACACTAAAAAGCATGGACTTTTCTTACGGTAGCCCTGACTCACCCCCTAGTGGCGACCAGACAGGGGAGAGAAGCAAGGACAGAACTCCCATTAAGTCTCAAACAGCGGGCACTCACAGGAAACCAGCCAGACTGGCACCACTGAAGAAGACCAATACTGtcatgtga
- the LOC105334665 gene encoding cilia- and flagella-associated protein 337 isoform X1 yields the protein MDKLPKIVPNRTTSQPVYSSLLRDNSSERMISSPLSLPPPQEFMSFNGLRELHSAPGFNDEHLPAELIYDSDDEEFSDVGSWIEGELDEEDLMEEIGNMIPFELYTKILKEKERKHNSDSDEESSFSDKDKTQRLEEQIKLHHLHLLMKAFQEHRPGDIIKQAGSAYFPAKVEKRTPGAMNLEEFKATVAQVLKTNEYEEYLEKLFTKLDTSLDGYVDWNEFCTYMLLLYRENDYMRTKREIPFLVEPKLRHIVHNRQEQTTKMVATTGTVRYITISKEGVVNVWQPSLNYVEKYYSISNDESDSSGQKRRFKTWVTDAIFLPNCNKLVIGSTSRDIRFYDCSTNQHFEEFQLFAMSDVPYCFDYWYDTKNPSNPSKLIFGVDTGYIHTMTFKKPVSQLFETPFKNDEGVQKIFWSEIEKGQQSQFVSHEKISHGDPTLQVLPDIVKQVMYLPDNDYIISSTSSAQQSLVISPADRKDFKKSYVFNIDKGIESFDHNKNLNILVTGSLDHVVRIWNPYVPAKPMAVLQGHATGVIGVKIHEGLVQVFSYSKDAVIKVWDIKEHSCLQTVVLKFPSSIHGRMPEHGTFPMHMQPAPHNALLVTCNDYIGMLKLGHTSQPKNLDAVTHDSQLCGAIYNKTFKQVVTGCDSSNVAVWELESGNKAIVFSNAHGDEEITCMAFDESYRRLLTGARNGTIKVWNFQNGHNLHKLESVSEAEVTGIFPCADRKIIISVGWSRKIAEYDDSDPDNMYIPANLGWKGGQIHQDDILSMDYASPNYLATGGYDGEIAVWDTETEKMLIRLRKGQQADILKKIEAMKEMSVLSKNSTTTESQMSADDHPLSPLKIPRPNSRHRKSHRVPRGQPSPVDKLLFLPSRLTSKTSDAAMLISSEAGYLHWWALFGAKHEVGYFYAPDNKDESVLGLCTDPSNDNLYSGDTTGNIKVWNISAYCRHAEERRIKTSPELIRSWRAHDSSIVSLEFVEHEDGNYIVSASTDQTARLWSTEGHYVGTFGQKKSWNLKNKLTWAHPKTPWSTKSTSSADSRKNRNHSKSDSTSSVKTSSNGEPGKEVSGPVVNGISRETTQNGEMEKSSREKGKGLHDEEEEGLNGEGEDTIDSDFSLGIRSQSFATGPPKVERSQTFLGAKVAQQLQTIKESRIDRRIRLSKDVNFKDIHKFGKICSPYRALNTKDVEEIKIPTILPMSQRMMNKGYDPENMNTDTLKSMDFSYGSPDSPPSGDQTGERSKDRTPIKSQTAGTHRKPARLAPLKKTNTVM from the exons ATGGACAAACTGCCTAAGATAGTTCCAAATCGGACCACCTCCCAGCCTGTTTATAGCAGCCTGCTGAGGGACAACTCCAGTGAGAGGATGATTAGCTCCCCGCTGTCCCTCCCACCCCCTCAAGAGTTCATGTCATTTAACGGATTACGCGAGCTGCACTCTGCTCCAGGGTTCAATGATGAACATCTACCTGCAGAATTGATCTACGACTCGGATGATGAGGAGTTCTCGGATGTCGGATCTTGGATAGAGGGAGAGTTGGATGAGGAAGACTTGATGGAGGAAATTGGCAATATGATTCCATTTGAACTGtatactaagattttaaaggAAAAAGAACGGAAACATAATTCCGATTCAGATGAGGAGAGCAG CTTCAGCGACAAAGACAAGACCCAGAGGTTGGAGGAACAGATCAAACTTCATCACCTCCATCTGTTGATGAAAGCTTTCCAGGAACACAGACCAGGTGACATCATCAAGCAGGCGGGGTCGGCCTACTTCCCGGCCAAGGTTGAGAAGAGGACACCAGGGGCCATGAACCTCGAGGAGTTCAAGGCCACTGTGGCTCAAGTGCTCAAAACTAATGAGTATGAAGAATACCTGGAAAAATTATTCACTAAG CTTGACACCTCTCTGGATGGCTATGTGGATTGGAACGAGTTCTGTACCTACATGCTTCTGTTGTACAGGGAAAACGACTACATGAGGACCAAGAGAGAAATCCCTTTCCTTGTGGAACCCAAACTCAGACACATAGTGCACAATAGG CAAGAACAAACAACAAAGATGGTGGCCACAACAGGGACAGTACGATATATTACCATTAGCAAA GAGGGAGTGGTGAATGTGTGGCAACCCAGTCTAAACTACGTAGAGAAATATTACTCCATCAGTAATGATGAGAGTGACTCGTCTGGTCAAAAGAGACGATTCAAAACCTGGGTAACAGACGCCATATTCTTGCCCAACTGTAATAAACTGGTTATCGGCTCCACAAGTCGAGATATTCGATTCTACGACTGTTCCACAAATCAACATTTCGAGGAGTTTCAACTGTTTG CTATGTCAGATGTCCCCTACTGTTTCGACTACTGGTACGATACAAAG AACCCTAGTAACCCGTCCAAACTTATATTTGGGGTTGATACTGGCTATATTCACACAATGACTTTTAAGAAGCCGGTTTCTCAGCTGTTTGAAACACCATTCAAGAATGATGAAGGGGTACAGAAAATTTTCTGGAGT GAAATAGAAAAAGGACAACAGTCCCAGTTTGTCTCCCACGAGAAGATTTCCCATGGGGACCCCACCCTGCAGGTTCTCCCTGACATTGTCAAACAGGTCATGTACCTCCCCGACAACGATTACATCATCTCCTCCACCAGCAGTGCCCAACAGTCACTGGTTATCTCCCCTGCTGACAGGAAGGACTTCAAGAAATCCTACGTCTTCAACATTGACAAG GGCATCGAGTCTTTCGATCACAATAAGAACTTGAATATCCTGGTGACTGGCAGTCTGGATCACGTGGTTCGGATCTGGAATCCATACGTTCCAGCCAAACCAATGGCAGTGCTCCAGGGTCATGCCACAGGGGTCATAGGGGTCAAAATCCATGAGGGACTGGTCCAAGTTTTCAGTTATTCCAAAGATGCC GTGATCAAAGTGTGGGACATCAAGGAACACTCTTGCCTTCAAACAGTGGTGCTCAAATTTCCCAGCAGTATTCATGGCAGAATGCCTGAACATGGCACCTTCCCCATGCACATGCAGCCGGCTCCCCACAATGCATTGCTGGTGACCTGTAATGACTACATAGGCATGCTCAAACTCGGACACACCTCACAGCCAAAAAACCTGGACGCAGTTACCCATGATTCACAGCTTTGTGGGGCAATTtacaacaaaacttttaaacag GTGGTAACAGGATGTGACTCCTCCAATGTTGCGGTCTGGGAGTTGGAGAGTGGGAACAAGGCCATTGTGTTCTCCAATGCTCACGGTGATGAAGAGATCACATGTATGGCCTTTGATGAGAGCTACAGAAGGCTGCTCACTGGAGCTAGGAATGGAACAATCAAG GTATGGAACTTCCAGAATGGCCACAATCTTCATAAACTGGAATCTGTGTCGGAGGCTGAGGTTACAGGGATCTTCCCTTGTGCCGACAGGAAGATCATCATCTCAGTGGGATGGAGCCGGAAGATAGCCGAGTATGATGACTCAGATCCGGAT AACATGTATATTCCTGCAAATCTAGGGTGGAAGGGAGGACAAATTCACCAAGATGATATTCTGTCCATGGACTATGCCTCTCCCAACTACCTGGCCACAGGAGGGTATGACGGAGAGATTGCTGTGTGGGACACAGAGACAGAGAAAATGTTAATACGGCTACGCAAAGGACAGCAGGCAGACAT aCTAAAGAAGATTGAAGCCATGAAGGAGATGAGTGTACTCAGTAAGAACAGTACTACCACCGAGTCCCAGATGAGTGCTGATGATCACCCCCTGTCTCCCCTCAAAATCCCCCGTCCCAACTCACGGCACAGAAAATCTCACAGAGTCCCCAGAGG ACAACCCTCCCCAGTAGACAAACTTCTGTTCCTTCCCTCCCGCCTCACCTCCAAAACCTCAGACGCTGCCATGCTGATTTCCAGCGAGGCTGGCTACCTCCATTGGTGGGCTTTGTTTGGTGCTAAACATGAAGTTG GCTATTTCTATGCTCCTGACAACAAGGATGAGTCGGTGTTAGGACTATGTACGGATCCTTCCAATGATAATCTGTATTCAGGTGACACAACTGGAAACATCAAAGTCTGGAACATCAGTGCCTACTGTAGGCATGCTGAGGAGAGG agaatCAAGACCAGTCCTGAGTTAATCAGAAGCTGGCGAGCTCATGACTCGAGTATCGTGAGCCTTGAGTTTGTAGAGCATGAGGATGGAAACTACATTGTGAGTGCCTCCACCGACCAAACAGCCAGACTCTGGTCCACAGAGGGACACTATGTGGGAACATTTGGCCAA AAAAAATCATGGAACTTGAAGAACAAGTTAACTTGGGCTCATCCAAAGACTCCTTGGTCCACAAAGTCTACCTCCTCAG CAGACAGCAGGAAAAACAGGAACCACAGTAAATCAGACTCCACGTCCAGTGTGAAAACCTCGAGCAACGGTGAGCCAGGAAAGGAGGTCTCAGGACCAGTGGTCAACGGAATCTCGCGGGAAACCACACAGAATGGGGAAATGGAAAAATCCAGCAGGGAAAAGGGGAAGGGACTGCAT GATGAGGAGGAGGAGGGTTTAAATGGTGAGGGAGAGGATACAATAGACTCAGATTTCAGTCTGGGTATTAGGTCCCAGTCCTTTGCTACAGGCCCGCCAAAAGTTGAAAGATCTCAG ACATTCCTTGGTGCTAAGGTTGCTCAACAGTTGCAGACCATTAAAGAATCGCGGATAGATCGCAGAATCCGACTCAGCAAAGATGTCAACTTCAAGGACATACACAAGTTTGGCAAGATCTGTTCTCCCTACCGAGCCCTTAATACAAAA GATGttgaagaaatcaaaatccCAACCATTTTACCAATGAGCCAGAGGATGATGAATAAAGGCTATGATCCAGAGAACATGAACACAGACACACTAAAAAGCATGGACTTTTCTTACGGTAGCCCTGACTCACCCCCTAGTGGCGACCAGACAGGGGAGAGAAGCAAGGACAGAACTCCCATTAAGTCTCAAACAGCGGGCACTCACAGGAAACCAGCCAGACTGGCACCACTGAAGAAGACCAATACTGtcatgtga
- the LOC105334665 gene encoding cilia- and flagella-associated protein 337 isoform X8, translating to MADDSFSDKDKTQRLEEQIKLHHLHLLMKAFQEHRPGDIIKQAGSAYFPAKVEKRTPGAMNLEEFKATVAQVLKTNEYEEYLEKLFTKLDTSLDGYVDWNEFCTYMLLLYRENDYMRTKREIPFLVEPKLRHIVHNRQEQTTKMVATTGTVRYITISKEGVVNVWQPSLNYVEKYYSISNDESDSSGQKRRFKTWVTDAIFLPNCNKLVIGSTSRDIRFYDCSTNQHFEEFQLFAMSDVPYCFDYWYDTKNPSNPSKLIFGVDTGYIHTMTFKKPVSQLFETPFKNDEGVQKIFWSEIEKGQQSQFVSHEKISHGDPTLQVLPDIVKQVMYLPDNDYIISSTSSAQQSLVISPADRKDFKKSYVFNIDKGIESFDHNKNLNILVTGSLDHVVRIWNPYVPAKPMAVLQGHATGVIGVKIHEGLVQVFSYSKDAVIKVWDIKEHSCLQTVVLKFPSSIHGRMPEHGTFPMHMQPAPHNALLVTCNDYIGMLKLGHTSQPKNLDAVTHDSQLCGAIYNKTFKQVVTGCDSSNVAVWELESGNKAIVFSNAHGDEEITCMAFDESYRRLLTGARNGTIKVWNFQNGHNLHKLESVSEAEVTGIFPCADRKIIISVGWSRKIAEYDDSDPDNMYIPANLGWKGGQIHQDDILSMDYASPNYLATGGYDGEIAVWDTETEKMLIRLRKGQQADILKKIEAMKEMSVLSKNSTTTESQMSADDHPLSPLKIPRPNSRHRKSHRVPRGQPSPVDKLLFLPSRLTSKTSDAAMLISSEAGYLHWWALFGAKHEVGYFYAPDNKDESVLGLCTDPSNDNLYSGDTTGNIKVWNISAYCRHAEERRIKTSPELIRSWRAHDSSIVSLEFVEHEDGNYIVSASTDQTARLWSTEGHYVGTFGQKKSWNLKNKLTWAHPKTPWSTKSTSSADSRKNRNHSKSDSTSSVKTSSNGEPGKEVSGPVVNGISRETTQNGEMEKSSREKGKGLHDEEEEGLNGEGEDTIDSDFSLGIRSQSFATGPPKVERSQTFLGAKVAQQLQTIKESRIDRRIRLSKDVNFKDIHKFGKICSPYRALNTKDVEEIKIPTILPMSQRMMNKGYDPENMNTDTLKSMDFSYGSPDSPPSGDQTGERSKDRTPIKSQTAGTHRKPARLAPLKKTNTVM from the exons ATGGCAGACGACag CTTCAGCGACAAAGACAAGACCCAGAGGTTGGAGGAACAGATCAAACTTCATCACCTCCATCTGTTGATGAAAGCTTTCCAGGAACACAGACCAGGTGACATCATCAAGCAGGCGGGGTCGGCCTACTTCCCGGCCAAGGTTGAGAAGAGGACACCAGGGGCCATGAACCTCGAGGAGTTCAAGGCCACTGTGGCTCAAGTGCTCAAAACTAATGAGTATGAAGAATACCTGGAAAAATTATTCACTAAG CTTGACACCTCTCTGGATGGCTATGTGGATTGGAACGAGTTCTGTACCTACATGCTTCTGTTGTACAGGGAAAACGACTACATGAGGACCAAGAGAGAAATCCCTTTCCTTGTGGAACCCAAACTCAGACACATAGTGCACAATAGG CAAGAACAAACAACAAAGATGGTGGCCACAACAGGGACAGTACGATATATTACCATTAGCAAA GAGGGAGTGGTGAATGTGTGGCAACCCAGTCTAAACTACGTAGAGAAATATTACTCCATCAGTAATGATGAGAGTGACTCGTCTGGTCAAAAGAGACGATTCAAAACCTGGGTAACAGACGCCATATTCTTGCCCAACTGTAATAAACTGGTTATCGGCTCCACAAGTCGAGATATTCGATTCTACGACTGTTCCACAAATCAACATTTCGAGGAGTTTCAACTGTTTG CTATGTCAGATGTCCCCTACTGTTTCGACTACTGGTACGATACAAAG AACCCTAGTAACCCGTCCAAACTTATATTTGGGGTTGATACTGGCTATATTCACACAATGACTTTTAAGAAGCCGGTTTCTCAGCTGTTTGAAACACCATTCAAGAATGATGAAGGGGTACAGAAAATTTTCTGGAGT GAAATAGAAAAAGGACAACAGTCCCAGTTTGTCTCCCACGAGAAGATTTCCCATGGGGACCCCACCCTGCAGGTTCTCCCTGACATTGTCAAACAGGTCATGTACCTCCCCGACAACGATTACATCATCTCCTCCACCAGCAGTGCCCAACAGTCACTGGTTATCTCCCCTGCTGACAGGAAGGACTTCAAGAAATCCTACGTCTTCAACATTGACAAG GGCATCGAGTCTTTCGATCACAATAAGAACTTGAATATCCTGGTGACTGGCAGTCTGGATCACGTGGTTCGGATCTGGAATCCATACGTTCCAGCCAAACCAATGGCAGTGCTCCAGGGTCATGCCACAGGGGTCATAGGGGTCAAAATCCATGAGGGACTGGTCCAAGTTTTCAGTTATTCCAAAGATGCC GTGATCAAAGTGTGGGACATCAAGGAACACTCTTGCCTTCAAACAGTGGTGCTCAAATTTCCCAGCAGTATTCATGGCAGAATGCCTGAACATGGCACCTTCCCCATGCACATGCAGCCGGCTCCCCACAATGCATTGCTGGTGACCTGTAATGACTACATAGGCATGCTCAAACTCGGACACACCTCACAGCCAAAAAACCTGGACGCAGTTACCCATGATTCACAGCTTTGTGGGGCAATTtacaacaaaacttttaaacag GTGGTAACAGGATGTGACTCCTCCAATGTTGCGGTCTGGGAGTTGGAGAGTGGGAACAAGGCCATTGTGTTCTCCAATGCTCACGGTGATGAAGAGATCACATGTATGGCCTTTGATGAGAGCTACAGAAGGCTGCTCACTGGAGCTAGGAATGGAACAATCAAG GTATGGAACTTCCAGAATGGCCACAATCTTCATAAACTGGAATCTGTGTCGGAGGCTGAGGTTACAGGGATCTTCCCTTGTGCCGACAGGAAGATCATCATCTCAGTGGGATGGAGCCGGAAGATAGCCGAGTATGATGACTCAGATCCGGAT AACATGTATATTCCTGCAAATCTAGGGTGGAAGGGAGGACAAATTCACCAAGATGATATTCTGTCCATGGACTATGCCTCTCCCAACTACCTGGCCACAGGAGGGTATGACGGAGAGATTGCTGTGTGGGACACAGAGACAGAGAAAATGTTAATACGGCTACGCAAAGGACAGCAGGCAGACAT aCTAAAGAAGATTGAAGCCATGAAGGAGATGAGTGTACTCAGTAAGAACAGTACTACCACCGAGTCCCAGATGAGTGCTGATGATCACCCCCTGTCTCCCCTCAAAATCCCCCGTCCCAACTCACGGCACAGAAAATCTCACAGAGTCCCCAGAGG ACAACCCTCCCCAGTAGACAAACTTCTGTTCCTTCCCTCCCGCCTCACCTCCAAAACCTCAGACGCTGCCATGCTGATTTCCAGCGAGGCTGGCTACCTCCATTGGTGGGCTTTGTTTGGTGCTAAACATGAAGTTG GCTATTTCTATGCTCCTGACAACAAGGATGAGTCGGTGTTAGGACTATGTACGGATCCTTCCAATGATAATCTGTATTCAGGTGACACAACTGGAAACATCAAAGTCTGGAACATCAGTGCCTACTGTAGGCATGCTGAGGAGAGG agaatCAAGACCAGTCCTGAGTTAATCAGAAGCTGGCGAGCTCATGACTCGAGTATCGTGAGCCTTGAGTTTGTAGAGCATGAGGATGGAAACTACATTGTGAGTGCCTCCACCGACCAAACAGCCAGACTCTGGTCCACAGAGGGACACTATGTGGGAACATTTGGCCAA AAAAAATCATGGAACTTGAAGAACAAGTTAACTTGGGCTCATCCAAAGACTCCTTGGTCCACAAAGTCTACCTCCTCAG CAGACAGCAGGAAAAACAGGAACCACAGTAAATCAGACTCCACGTCCAGTGTGAAAACCTCGAGCAACGGTGAGCCAGGAAAGGAGGTCTCAGGACCAGTGGTCAACGGAATCTCGCGGGAAACCACACAGAATGGGGAAATGGAAAAATCCAGCAGGGAAAAGGGGAAGGGACTGCAT GATGAGGAGGAGGAGGGTTTAAATGGTGAGGGAGAGGATACAATAGACTCAGATTTCAGTCTGGGTATTAGGTCCCAGTCCTTTGCTACAGGCCCGCCAAAAGTTGAAAGATCTCAG ACATTCCTTGGTGCTAAGGTTGCTCAACAGTTGCAGACCATTAAAGAATCGCGGATAGATCGCAGAATCCGACTCAGCAAAGATGTCAACTTCAAGGACATACACAAGTTTGGCAAGATCTGTTCTCCCTACCGAGCCCTTAATACAAAA GATGttgaagaaatcaaaatccCAACCATTTTACCAATGAGCCAGAGGATGATGAATAAAGGCTATGATCCAGAGAACATGAACACAGACACACTAAAAAGCATGGACTTTTCTTACGGTAGCCCTGACTCACCCCCTAGTGGCGACCAGACAGGGGAGAGAAGCAAGGACAGAACTCCCATTAAGTCTCAAACAGCGGGCACTCACAGGAAACCAGCCAGACTGGCACCACTGAAGAAGACCAATACTGtcatgtga